ATCAACGGAAGGCATAGGGCTAGAGGAGATGCCGAAGCCACCGTCATCCTTTTTGAAAAGTTATTACAAACCGATGGTTCTGAAATCGTCATTAATGACTTTCTTAAAAAATCGTCTAAAGAAGCCACTTTACCTCCACATTTACCAAGTGCCGTATTTAATGCGATACCAAACGAAGCAGGCGTTTATTATTTTAAGAACAAAAAAGGGAAAGTCATTTATGTAGGCAAAGCAAAAGATTTAAAGAAACGGGTCTTGGGTCATTTTTATAATAAAACGGAACGGGAACTTAACCTTTGCAGGGAAACAGCCGATATCGATTTTGAACTATCAGGCAGTGAGCTTATCGCACTTCTTATGGAAGATGCCGCCATAAAAAAGCATTTTCCAGAGTATAACCAAGCTGCCAAAAGAATACCTAAAGCCTATGCCATTTTTATGTTTGAGGACAGAAACGGCATCATCCATTTGGCATACAATATCTTAAAAGGAGCACCCAACCCATTACTGACCTTTTATAACATTACGGATTGCAGACAATTTTTAGAACGACTTTGCATGCAATTTGAATTATGCCCCAAGTATTGCCATCTACAAGAAGGAGTTGCCCAATGTTCACATTACCTCATTAAAACCTGTAAGGGCGTTTGTATTGAAAATGAATCTGTCCATGATTACAATAGCCGTGTTCAAAACGCCATAAAGCATACTATGGAATACGCCAAAGATATGGTTATCAAAGAAAAAGGCCGTCATGCCGAAGAAGAAGCCTTTGTGATGATTAGAAATAGCGTGTATGCAGGCTATGGCTTTATAGACCGATCGGAACAAATCATTTCAAAAGAGGATTTAGAGACTTATTTGATTCCCCAAAAGGATAATGTGGATGTTCAGAAGATTATTAGAAGTTATATGTCTGTGGGGAGATAAATAGCCATACAGGATTTATCCAACTCGGGAGTCTATTTATTAAATGATTTATAACTTATATATTAGCAAATCCAATTTTAAAATTTAGCATGATCAATTATCTTTTTTGCTACTGAATCTGCATCATCATTTGAAAAGACTTGCACTTTTATATTTTGGCCATTAAAAATTGCTTGAATATCACCAATATGATCTTTGCTTATTGCATTGAAATCTATTGATTCTACACTTCTAAACATTTCGTAAGACGCTAATTCCATTATTATATTTGATAACCCAATCATATTTAATTGTATTTATTTAATTTATACTTTATTATATTTTTTAAAATTCTCAGCTTGCTCAAAAATTTCTTTGTAAACCTCATCGCGTTCAACTGGAGGGTAACCGAATTCATCCAAGAGTAGAATTAAACCAACCTTAAGTGCTGATTTTATATCGGCACGTTTGCTCCAATCAGGAAATTTGGCTTGACTGTCAACCAAATCTTTGACCGCTTTGGCTAACTCAATCAATTTGTCTTCCGGATAAGTAAAATCATATTTAATGCACAGTTCTTTTAAAATGTCATAAAAGGCTTTTTCCTCAAAATCAATCCCTAATTCATCTCCAGCTTTAAATTCTTTGTAGACATCCCATATAAGGTTAGTAAGGTGTTCTGCCATTTCTTCATAGACTTCACTTCTAAAAACATCGTTTTCATCTCTTTGGTTATATTTGTCAACCAAGAATTCCATTTTCTTTGAGAAGTCAACCCCTTTAACCTTGTTTACTTTCTTCATTTCACCTATGGCACGGGCCAAAAGCTGTTGAAGTAATTTTATCTTGGTATTAGGAAGCTTTATTTTATCAATCTTGGCCAAATAGTCTTCATCAAAAAGATCCTGCTCTTTTTGGGTTTCTTCACCCATTTTGAAGATTTCATCAACACCATCACTTTGTAAGGCATTTTTAATCATTTCCCTTACTTTGGCATTCATTTGGGCGGTATCGGGTGCATCACCCTTTGTTAGTTTAAAAACAATGGATCTTACTGCCAAATAGAAATGGGTATAATCTCTTTCTTCCTGTGTCAACTGCTCACTACCGGCACATATGTCATAAGCTGCTTTAAGCCTTTTAACTAAACCCATAAAGCGAGTTTCCAACTCTTTTGTAAGCTGAGCATATTCCGCAGCCATATTAAGTGTGTTTAACTGCTCTAATGGAGTTCCTTGAAAGTATTTGGTATTATCAAATTTATGAAAGAGCTTGGAAAGTAAATCCAAGTGATTTCTAACCACTATTAAAGATTGCTGGATATCTTCAAAATTATCTTTGTCACCTTCCGAGTATTTCTTTAAGGCTAAATTCATTTGATTTTTGATGCCGATGTAGTCAACTACCAAACCTTTGTTTTTGCCTTTAAATTTGCGGTTTACACGAGAAATCGTCTGAATTAAATTGTGCTGTTGTATGGGCTTATCAATATAAATACTATCTAAGAAGGGAACGTCAAAACCAGTCAACCACATGTCTACCACAATGGCAATTTTAAAATTAGATTTTTCATTTTTAAACTGCCTATCTAATTCCTTACGGTACTCTTTAGTTCCCAATAAATCGTACATTTCTTTTGGGTCATCCTTACCACGGGTCATAATCATTTTGATGCGCTCCATAGGTTTTATTTCCCTTTTATCCCTATCGCTCAATGCCGCACCTTCTTCAGCAACTCTTACAACATTCCATTCGGGTTTTAGTTCTATGACATTTTTATAAAACTCATAGGCGATTTCACGAGAGCTAGAAACAAACATGGCCTTGCCCTTAACGGTAGCTCCTTCCGTAACACGATTTTCATAATGCTTTACAAAGTCCGTGGCTAATTCATTCAATCTATCTGGATCTCCTAAAATAGCATTCATATTGGCTGATTGCTTTTTACTTTCCTCAATTTGGTACTCATTAGCGCCAGATTCTTCGGCTACTTGATAATATGCTTCTATTTTTTCTAATTCACTATTGTATAAGGCTATTTTAGCAGCTCTGCCTTCGTACACGATTTTTACCGTGATTTCATCCTTAACGGATTCTGTCATGGTATAAACATCTACCACCTTACCAAACACATCCAAGGTGGCATCAATAGGTGTGCCTGTAAAGCCTACAAAAGTGGCGTTGGGTAACGAGTCGTGTAGGTATTTGGCAAAGCCAAAAGACTTTTTAACGCCGTATTCCGTAACCCTTACTTTTTGGTCTAAATTGGTTTGGCTTCTATGCGCTTCGTCTGAAATACAGATGACGTTGGTGCGCTCGGTGAGTAATTCTATATCTTCTGTAAACTTGTGAATGGTGGTTAAAAACACACCACCACTGGCACGTCCTTGTAGCAACTCCCTCAATTCCGCTCTACTTTCTACACTTTTAATGGTATCGTCACCTATAAATACTTTGGCATTGGTGAATTGCCCTGAAAGTTGGTCGTCTAAATCGGTACGGTCAGTAATTAAAACGATTGTTGGGTTTTCAAAATGCCCGCTTTTCATCAACAACCTTGTGAGATAAAGCATGGTGTAGCTCTTACCACTTCCTGTTGCACCAAAATAAGTGCCTCCTTTGCCATCTCCTTCGGGTTTCTGAGCCTTTTTAATGTTGTCGTATAAGGCTCTTGCAGCATAGTACTGAGGATAACGACAAACAATTTTCTCATCTTTTTTAGACGTATCTGGAATGTAAATAAAATTTTGAATAATGTCTCTAAGGCGGTTTTGGTGCAACATGCCTTGAACAAGTGTAAACATGCTATCTATACCATCCACATCTTTGGCTAAACCTGAAATTCTGCGCCACGCATAAAAAAACTCATAAGGTGCAAAAAAAGACCCTGCTTTATTGTTGACACCATCACTAATTACGCAAAAGGCATTGTACTTAAACAGTTCTGGAATGTCCCTTTGATATCTTGTGGTAAGCTGAATGTAGGCATTATGAATGGTACAATTTTCTTGAATAGCAGTTTTAAACTCAAATACCACTACCGGAATGCCATTGATATAAATGATTCCGTCCGGGATTCTTTTTTCTGTGTCTACAATTTCCAGTTGGTTGACGAACTTGTAGCTATTGCTGTTCTCTTTAGAATAGTCGATTAAGTAAACCCAAATATCTTTTTGGTTACGGTCTTCACGCTTAAAGCTAAAACCATCAGATAGCCATTGCGTTGCCTTTTTATTGGTTTCGTACAAATCGGATGCTGGCAAAGTTTTTAACTGCAAAACAATAGACTTAGCTTCTGTAAGGGTAAGTCCTTCAGATTTATATTGATTTAGCAGAAACGCTATCAAATCTTCTTCAATGAGCACTTCTTCGGGATCACGGTTTATAGTATTTCCTAAATAATGTGGGTATGCTTCGTTACCCAATAATTCTATAAATGCGTCTTCTAATTTTGCTTCTGTAAATTTCATTGGGTTTTCCTATTCTTACCTTTTTGGGTTAGTCTATATTTTTGCTTACTGCTCTTTGGCTTATCAGGTATTGTCATTTCAATTAAGCCCAATTCTAAAGATTTTTGAATATATTCTGTTCTAAAATACTCTCTGTGCGTTAGCCCCAATCGTTCCATCAGTTCGTTTGTGCTATACGGTTTATCTAAAACCAATAATAGATTTTTAACTTGCTCGGTAACTTGCTCGGTAACTTGCTCGGTAACTTGCTCGGTAACCTTTTCAGAAGCAGGAAATGTCATTCGCGTAAAGTTATCCATAAATCTAAAACATTCTTTACCATAGCTCTCCATAATTCTTGGAACACCAGAACCCAGTTGCTCTACCAATTCCAAATCTCTATAAACACGCATTAATTCTTTATTTCTTGGGATAGAAACGCCTTCAAAAAAATCCATTTCACTTAATCCTTCAGGTAATGAACCTGCTGACGTTATTTCAATTCTATCATCAAATATTTCAAACTTGGGTGGAACTTCACGTGTATAGTCGTTATGGACTATCGCATTATATATGGCTTCCCGCAAGGCAATAGGGTTCCATAACTTCCGTTCAATCCGATGCTTTGATGTGATGGTTGCAAAAGTTGTATTTTCCACTGCAATTTTATCCAATACACTTTTTGTTGCCTTAATAAGGGAACAATATCCATATTCGTTGTTTTCTATTAACTCGACTCTATTTAGACCTTTATATTTGGCTACTTTAATGGATACATTGTTAACATCTGCTAAAAGGTATGCCGCATAATTCAAAAAACCGTCTTCAGTAAGCAGCTCTAAGTTCTTTTTAAACTGTTTGTTAAGAGGTTTGCCATTTTCTTGGTAATAGATATGAAGCTGTTCAAAATTCAAGTCTTGACGATGCGATTTTATTTTTCCTATGGAGTTACGGGTACGGGA
This genomic window from Mariniflexile sp. TRM1-10 contains:
- a CDS encoding exonuclease domain-containing protein; translated protein: MMYTIIDIETTGQGNKITEISIFKYDGDKVIDEFTSLVNPQSYIPDYITVLTGIDNFMVANAPTFSEIADTVLAITEGMVFVAHSVNFDYNVIRNEFKALGIDFTRKKLCTVRLSRKLIPGHKSYSLGKICRALDIDINGRHRARGDAEATVILFEKLLQTDGSEIVINDFLKKSSKEATLPPHLPSAVFNAIPNEAGVYYFKNKKGKVIYVGKAKDLKKRVLGHFYNKTERELNLCRETADIDFELSGSELIALLMEDAAIKKHFPEYNQAAKRIPKAYAIFMFEDRNGIIHLAYNILKGAPNPLLTFYNITDCRQFLERLCMQFELCPKYCHLQEGVAQCSHYLIKTCKGVCIENESVHDYNSRVQNAIKHTMEYAKDMVIKEKGRHAEEEAFVMIRNSVYAGYGFIDRSEQIISKEDLETYLIPQKDNVDVQKIIRSYMSVGR
- a CDS encoding type I restriction endonuclease subunit R, with translation MKFTEAKLEDAFIELLGNEAYPHYLGNTINRDPEEVLIEEDLIAFLLNQYKSEGLTLTEAKSIVLQLKTLPASDLYETNKKATQWLSDGFSFKREDRNQKDIWVYLIDYSKENSNSYKFVNQLEIVDTEKRIPDGIIYINGIPVVVFEFKTAIQENCTIHNAYIQLTTRYQRDIPELFKYNAFCVISDGVNNKAGSFFAPYEFFYAWRRISGLAKDVDGIDSMFTLVQGMLHQNRLRDIIQNFIYIPDTSKKDEKIVCRYPQYYAARALYDNIKKAQKPEGDGKGGTYFGATGSGKSYTMLYLTRLLMKSGHFENPTIVLITDRTDLDDQLSGQFTNAKVFIGDDTIKSVESRAELRELLQGRASGGVFLTTIHKFTEDIELLTERTNVICISDEAHRSQTNLDQKVRVTEYGVKKSFGFAKYLHDSLPNATFVGFTGTPIDATLDVFGKVVDVYTMTESVKDEITVKIVYEGRAAKIALYNSELEKIEAYYQVAEESGANEYQIEESKKQSANMNAILGDPDRLNELATDFVKHYENRVTEGATVKGKAMFVSSSREIAYEFYKNVIELKPEWNVVRVAEEGAALSDRDKREIKPMERIKMIMTRGKDDPKEMYDLLGTKEYRKELDRQFKNEKSNFKIAIVVDMWLTGFDVPFLDSIYIDKPIQQHNLIQTISRVNRKFKGKNKGLVVDYIGIKNQMNLALKKYSEGDKDNFEDIQQSLIVVRNHLDLLSKLFHKFDNTKYFQGTPLEQLNTLNMAAEYAQLTKELETRFMGLVKRLKAAYDICAGSEQLTQEERDYTHFYLAVRSIVFKLTKGDAPDTAQMNAKVREMIKNALQSDGVDEIFKMGEETQKEQDLFDEDYLAKIDKIKLPNTKIKLLQQLLARAIGEMKKVNKVKGVDFSKKMEFLVDKYNQRDENDVFRSEVYEEMAEHLTNLIWDVYKEFKAGDELGIDFEEKAFYDILKELCIKYDFTYPEDKLIELAKAVKDLVDSQAKFPDWSKRADIKSALKVGLILLLDEFGYPPVERDEVYKEIFEQAENFKKYNKV
- a CDS encoding Fic family protein — protein: MTETNRIEYKAELTKDLDLEKEVVAFLNYHEGGLVYIGIEKTGKTIGVVDPDGDMLKIKDRIKNNISPSAMGLFDVVSEDKDGKTIIKIIVASGSEKPYFKKKYGMTEKGSFIRIGTSAEPMPQAIIDKLFASRTRNSIGKIKSHRQDLNFEQLHIYYQENGKPLNKQFKKNLELLTEDGFLNYAAYLLADVNNVSIKVAKYKGLNRVELIENNEYGYCSLIKATKSVLDKIAVENTTFATITSKHRIERKLWNPIALREAIYNAIVHNDYTREVPPKFEIFDDRIEITSAGSLPEGLSEMDFFEGVSIPRNKELMRVYRDLELVEQLGSGVPRIMESYGKECFRFMDNFTRMTFPASEKVTEQVTEQVTEQVTEQVKNLLLVLDKPYSTNELMERLGLTHREYFRTEYIQKSLELGLIEMTIPDKPKSSKQKYRLTQKGKNRKTQ